One window of the Gambusia affinis linkage group LG01, SWU_Gaff_1.0, whole genome shotgun sequence genome contains the following:
- the ela2l gene encoding elastase 2 like: protein MKFVVLALLVASVYGCGNPTFQPVVSRVVNGEDVRPHSWPWQISLQYNSNGEWRHTCGGTLISNQWVLTAAHCISSSRQYRVALGKHNLLEDENGSLFLGTATIVVHEKWNSFFIRNDIALIKLEAPVEFSDTVHPACLPADGFILPHNASCYVTGWGRLYTGGPIADILQQALLPVVDHATCSKYDWWGSQVTTTMVCAGGDGVVSGCNGDSGGPLNCQGSDGSWEVHGIVSFGSGLSCNYYKKPTVFTQVSSFLDWINTKIVAN from the exons ATGAAGTTTGTGGTGCTTGCTTTGCTCGTTGCCAGCG TCTATGGGTGCGGCAATCCCACCTTCCAGCCCGTGGTGAGCAGAGTGGTTAACGGAGAGGACGTCAGGCCTCACAGCTGGCCATGGCAG ATTTCCCTGCAGTACAACAGTAACGGTGAGTGGAGACACACTTGTGGAGGGACTCTGATCTCTAACCAGTGGGTCCTCACTGCTGCTCACTGCATCAG CTCAAGCCGGCAGTACAGAGTGGCCTTGGGAAAGCACAACCTGCTGGAGGATGAGAACGGCTCTCTGTTCCTGGGCACTGCCACCATCGTTGTGCACGAGAAATGGAACTCGTTCTTCATCCG TAATGACATTGCCCTGATCAAGCTGGAGGCCCCTGTCGAATTCTCTGACACCGTCCATCCTGCTTGTCTTCCTGCTGACGGCTTCATCCTCCCCCATAATGCATCCTGCTATGTGACCGGGTGGGGTCGTCTATACA CCGGAGGTCCCATCGCTGACATCCTGCAGCAGGCTCTGCTGCCCGTTGTGGACCACGCCACCTGCAGTAAGTACGACTGGTGGGGCTCTCAGGTGACAACAACCATGGTCTGCGCTGGTGGAGACGGAGTTGTTTCTGGATGCAAT GGAGATTCTGGTGGTCCTCTGAACTGTCAGGGCTCTGACGGATCCTGGGAGGTTCATGGTATTGTCAGCTTTGGCTCTGGGCTCAGCTGCAACTACTACAAGAAGCCCACCGTCTTCACTCAAGTCAGCTCTTTCCTGGACTGGATCAACACT aaaataGTGGCCAACTGA
- the ela2 gene encoding elastase 2, with amino-acid sequence MATVILYIKSCKLSKNSVTVTMKFVILALFVAGAYGCGLPTYPPILSRVVGGVDVRQNSWPWQVSLQYKSGSYFYHTCGGTLISNQWVLTAAHCIGSRTYRVYLGKHDLTASESGSIAISPEKIVVHPNWDSYNIRNDIALIKLASPVQLSASITPACLPSSGEILPDQAPCYVTGWGRLWTGGPIADILQQALLPVVSHSTCSKSDWWGSLVTTSMICAGGDGEVASCNGDSGGPLNCRNSDGSWDVHGVVSFGSSMGCNYRKKPSVFTRVSAYSSWINNVMTSN; translated from the exons ATGGCCACAGTGATATTGTATATAAAGAGCTGCAAGCTGTCAAAAAACTCAGTGACAGTTACAATGAAGTTTGTGATCTTGGCTTTGTTCGTTGCCGGTG cctaCGGCTGTGGCCTGCCCACCTACCCCCCCATCCTTTCCAGGGTGGTCGGCGGAGTCGATGTCCGTCAGAACAGCTGGCCCTGGCAG GTGTCTCTGCAGTACAAGAGTGGCAGCTATTTCTACCACACTTGTGGCGGCACTCTGATCTCCAACCAGTGGGTCCTCACTGCTGCTCACTGCAtcgg GAGCCGTACCTACAGAGTCTACCTGGGAAAACATGACCTGACCGCCAGCGAGAGTGGTTCCATTGCCATCAGCCCCGAAAAGATTGTTGTCCACCCCAACTGGGACTCTTACAATATCCG TAACGACATTGCCCTGATCAAGCTGGCATCTCCTGTCCAACTCTCAGCTTCCATCACCCCCGCCTGTCTCCCCAGCTCTGGGGAAATTCTTCCCGACCAGGCTCCCTGCTACGTCACTGGCTGGGGACGTCTCTGGA CTGGAGGCCCCATCGCTGACATCCTGCAGCAGGCCCTCCTCCCTGTGGTCAGTCACTCCACCTGCAGCAAATCTGACTGGTGGGGCTCTCTGGTCACCACCAGCATGATTTGTGCTGGAGGCGATGGTGAGGTGGCTAGCTGCAAC GGAGACTCTGGTGGTCCCCTGAACTGCAGGAACTCTGATGGCTCTTGGGATGTCCATGGAGTGGTGAGCTTTGGCTCAAGTATGGGCTGCAACTACCGCAAAAAGCCCTCTGTCTTCACCAGAGTCAGTGCCTACAGCAGCTGGATCAACAAT gtcaTGACCTCCAACTAA